GACAACGACGCACATCTGTTCACCGGTCGGCTCCGCACGGAGTTGGACCCGCACGACCGGGGCGACGACGCGGCGCTCACCGCGGCGCTGGTCGCGGCGAGCGCCACGGACATCGTCGAGGCGCTGCCCGACGGGTTGGACAGCCCGGTGGCCGAGCGTGGGCGGGAGTTCTCCGGGGGGCAGCGGCAGCGGCTGCGGTTGGCCCGCGCGCTGGTCGCCGACCCGGAGACGTTGCTGCTGGTCGAGCCGACCAGCGCGGTCGACGCGCACACCGAGGCCCGCATCGCGCAGCGGTTGGGTGACGCGCGTGCCGGCCGGACCACAGTGGTCTGCACCACCAGCCCGCTGGTGCTCAGCCGAGCCGACCGGGTGATCTTCGTGGAGGACGGCAAGGTGGTGGCCGAGGGGACACACGCCGAACTGCTGGACGGCGAACCGCGCTACCGGGCGACGGTCAGCCGGGAGGAGGACTGATGGCCACCGCACTGCCGGTCGCCGACGCGCGGCAGGTCCGTCGGTACGCGCGCACGCTTGTCCGCCGGCACCCGCGCGCGCTGGCCGCCGCGCTGGGCCTGCACGCGCTGGCCGCAGCCGCCGGGCTGGCCGCGCCGCGGCTGCTCGGCGACCTCGTGGAGGGCATCGCCCGAGGTGTCGGCCAGTCCACCGTGGACCGGGTCGCGCTGCTCATCGGCGGTTTCGTGCTGGCCCAGTCGGTGCTGGTCCGGTTCGCCCACCTGGCCTCGGCCCGGCTCGGTGAGCGGGTCCTCGCCGAGCTGCGTGAGGAGTTCGTGGACCGGATCCTCGACCTGCCGCTGGCCACCGTCGAGCGGGCCGGCACCGGCGATCTGCTCACCCGCACCTCCCGGGACGTCTCCGCGTTGTCGCGGACCGTCCGCCTGGCGGTGCCGGAGACACTGATCGCGGTGGTCACCACCGGGTTCGTCATCGGCGCGCTGCTGTTGATCGGCCCACTGCTCGCGCTGCCCTGCCTGCTGGCGGTGCCGCTGCTGTGGGCCGGCACCCGCTGGTACCTGCGCCGCGCACCCGCCGGCTACCTGCGGGAGAACGCCGCCTACTCGGACATCACCGACGGCATCAGCGAGACCGTCGAGGGCTCGCGGACCACCGAGGCGTTGCGGCAGCAGGCGCGCCGCCGGGCCCGCACCGACGTGGACGTCCGCCGGTCGTACGCGGCGGAGCGGTACACCCTCAACCTGCGGACCGTCTTCTTCCCGGTTGCCGAGATCGGGTACGTGGTGCCGGTGGTCGCCACGCTGCTGATCGGTGGCTGGTTCTACCTGCGGGGCTGGGTCAGCCTCGGTCAGGTCACCGCGGCCACCCTCTACGTGCAGCAGCTGGTGGACCCGGTCGACCGGCTGCTGTCCTGGCTGGACGAGCTTCAGGTGGGCGGTGCCTCGATGGCCCGCCTGCTGGGGGTGGCCCGTACCGGCGACGGCCCCGCCGCCGACGCGCGGCCCGCCGGCACCGAGCCGTCCCCCGCCGCGTCCGTGGACGGCGGCGCGGAGCAGCTCGCCGCGCGCGACGTCCGGTACGCGTACCGCACGGGGCGGGACGTGCTGCACGGGGTGACCCTGGTCCCGAGGCCGGGGGAGAAGCTGGCCATGGTGGGGCCGTCCGGTGCCGGCAAGTCCACTCTGGGTCGCCTGCTGGCCGGGGTGCACGCTCCCCGCAGCGGCTCGGTGACTGTGGACGGGCGGCGGCTCGACGAGCTGCCGCTGGACGAGCTGCGCTCGCACGTCGCGCTTGTCACCCAGGAGCACCACGTCTTCATCGGTTCGTTGCGGGAGAACGTGGCCATGGTCCGGCCGGGCGCCGATCCGGCGCAGGTGCGGGCGGCGCTCGCCGCGGTCGCCGCCCTGGACTGGGCCGACGCGTTGCCCGACGGGCTGGAGACCGTGGTCGGCGCCGGTGGCCATCCGCTCTCTCCGGCGCAGTCGCAGCAGGTGGCGCTGGCCCGGCTGGTGCTGGCCGACCCGCACACCCTGGTGCTGGACGAGGCGACCTCGCTGATCGACCCGCGTGCCGCCCGGGAGTTGGAACGCTCCCTGGCCGCCGTGCTGGCCGGTCGTACGGTGATCGCCATCGCGCACCGGCTCTTCTCGGCGCACGACGCCGACCGCGTGGCGGTGGTCGAGGACGGCCGGATCACCGAGCTGGGCCCGCACGACGAGTTGGTGGCGGCCGGTGGCTCGTACGCGGCGCTGTGGCACTCCTGGCACCACAGCGACGCGCCCGGCGACCGGTCCGCCACCAGCTAGGCCCGCACGGAGGGTCAGCTGCGGCGCAGCATCCGGTAGGTGGCGATCCCGCCGGTGCCCAGCGCGGCGAGGAAGACCAGCCAGACGACTGTGCTGCTGACACCGACCTGCGGGCCGGTGTTCGCGGCGGCGGCGGCCAGCAGCCCGTCGTTGCCGGGGGCGGGCAGCGCCGCCGGCGGCAGCTCCGGCCAGCGGACCAGATTGGTGCTCTCCAGCATCTGCATGTGGTGCAGCACGAAGCTGTTGGCGTCGTCGCAGAGCTTGCGGACGGTGGCGTCCCGGGTGCTCGCCCGCACCGCGCCGATCACCGGAAAGATCTTGCCGTGGGCCACCCGGAGCCGGGTGACGAAGATCTGGTCGAACCGGGCGCCGGAGGCCTTCTGCATCTCCGACAGCCAGCCCTTCTGCTCGGCGGTCGGCTCGGACGGGATGGTCGCGCCCAGCTTGTTGGCGGCGTCCACGACGAGCTGGTCGAGCTTCTGGTGCTCGTTGGCGATGCCCGCGCCGATCTCCCGGACCTTGGCCGACTGTCCCTTCTCGGCGGCCATCTGGCCGGCTGGCATCTCCCACAGCCCGGCCAGCCGCACCCCGTTGAGCAGCGTCATGTCGGCGGCGTTGAGCTGCTGCCCGCCGGCGGGTGCGGCGACGGCCACACCGGGCAGGACACCGACCCCCGCGATGACAGCGATGAGCAGCATCGCCGCCCGGTGGGTCCGGTTGCCCGACCGGCGACGGGCGGATCTGAGCGGTGCCATGTCTGCGGTGCCTCCTCGGTCCGGACCGAAACGCGTCTGAACCGGGCAGCCGCGTGCCGCCGACTGCCCGTCCGTCCACTGATACGGACTGACCGCCCGATCAGTTCACCGGTGGGCGACTCGGGTCAGCGGGTGATGGCGAGGAAGCCGCCGAGCAGCAGCAGGGTGAGCGCGGCGACGGCGAAGAGCACCAGCAGCTCCCGGCGGCCGTGCCCGGCGGGGTCGCCGCCGGCCGACGCGTCGTCGGCCGGACCGGGCAGGGCCGGCAGGTCGCGGGTGAGTGCGGCCAGGTCACCGAAGGTGCGGGCGGTCCACACCGAACCCACCCGGTCGGAGAACTCGTCCAGGGTGAGCCGGCCCGCCGTGGTGTGCCGGTGCAGCTCGGCGACCACCTGGTTGCGGTCGTCGTCGGAGGCGCGCAGCTGGACATCCACGCCGGACAGCGTACGCGGATCAGCCCACGTCGAGGGGGTCGGCGAGCAGCCGTTCGAAGGCCAGCTCGGCGGCGCCGATCAGGGGCGCGTCCGCGCCCAGCTTGGGGGTGCGCAGCCGGACGTGCTCCAGGCAGGCGCCGAGCGCGTTGGAGTTGAGCCGGCTGCGGATCTGGGCTGCCGCGGCGAGGTAGAGGTCGCGCATGGTGCCGCCGAAGATGACCATCTCGGGGTTGAAGACGTTCACCAGGTTTGCCACCCCGAAGCCGAGCCAGTCACCGGCCTGGCGGACCGCCGTCTGGGCCCGGGCGTCGCCCCGGTCGGCGGCGTCGAAGACCGCGAGCAACGCGTCCCGGCCCCGGGCGTCGGAGCGTCCGGCCGCACGGAGCAGGCCGTGCTCGCCGATCTCGGTCTCCCAGCAGCCCCGGGAGCCGCACTCGCAGGGCATGCCGTCGCGGACCACCTTCATGTGGCCGACCTCGCCGCCGTATCCGCCGTGCCCGGTCAGCCGACGCCCGCCGGCGATGATGCCGGCGCCCACGCCGACGTCGCCGTACAGGTAGATGACGTTGTCGCAGCCGGCCGCGACACCTCGCGCGTGCTCGGCGAACGCGGCCACGTCGGCCACGTTGCCCACCGTGATGGGCACGTCGATGCCCAGTTCGGCGCCGAGCGCCGCGCCGATCGGTTCGTCCACCCAGCCGGTGGTCGGGCCGAGCCGGACCAGGCCGTCGTCGCGGCGGACCATGCCGCAGACCGCGACGCCGGCGCCCACGCAGATCGCGTCGGGCGGTACGCCCTGCTGCATCTCCTTGACCGCGCCGGCCAGCAGCGGCGCCGCCTCCGCGGCGAGCAGGCCGCGCGGGCGGTCCAGCTCCCGCTGGTCCAGCACCGCGCCGCCGAGGCCGATCCGGGCGGCGCGCAGCCGATCCACCTCCACGGAGTACGCGTACGCGAACACCCGGTCCGACTCGGGCCGGACGACCAGCGACGGTCGTCCGGCCCGGCCGGTCTCCCTCGGTGCTTCCTCGCTGACCAGCCCGACGCCGGCCAGGTCGGCGGTGAGCGCGCCGATGGTGCTGCGGTTCAGGCCCAGCGTGGTGGTGAGTTCGGCACGTGTGGTCGCCCCGTGGACGTGCACGTGCCGCAGCAGAGCTCCAAGGTTCTGCCGTCGGACCTCGTCCTGGCTCGGTGCCGGGCGCATCGCGGTGCTACCTCCCGCGGTCAGCGGGTGCCGGTGGCCGCCGCGCGGCGCCGGGAGACGGCGTCGACACTCGCGGCGAGCAGCAGCACGAGGCCGGTGACCACGTACTTGACTCCCGCGCTGTACCCCATCAGGCCCATTCCGTTCTCGATGACCGCGACCACCGCGCCGCCGAGCACGGCGTCCAGGACCCGGCCCTTGCCGCCGAAGAGGCTCGTGCCGCCGATCACCGCCGCGCCGACCGCGTAGAGCAGTACGTTACTGCCCCCCGTGTTCGGGTCGACCGAGTTGGCCCGGCTGGCCGCCACGATGCCACCGACGGCCGCCATCGACGAGCAGATCACGAACACCGAGATCCGGATCCGGTCGACGTTGATGCCGGCCCGGCGGGCCGCTTCCCGGTTGCCGCCCACGGCGTAGATGTGCCGTCCGTAGCTGGTGCGTTGGAGCACGAAGGTCCAGATGATCAGCAGCACCGCGATGACCGGGACAACGATCGGCACACCCTTGAGTGAGCTGAACAGGACGTTGCGGCTGCGCTCCAGGTTGAGGACGTACACGGCCGTGCCGAGGATGACGGCGAGTCCGCCGATCCGCAGTGCCACCACCGCGATCGGGTCGGTGATCAGGCCGCGGGCCAACCGGGTGCGGTGGCGCAGGAGTTGCACCGCCGCGTAGCCGACGACCGCGAGAGCGGCCAGCGCCCAGCCCAGGGTGGGGGTGAGGTTGCGGTTCGCGATGGCGAGCAGCACGTTGTCGCGGATGGAGATGTTTGTGCCCTCCTTGACGAGGAGCAGCACGATGCCCTGGAAGGCGAGGAAGCCGGCGAGGGTGACCACGAAGGACGGAATTCCGATCTTCGCGACGAGCAGACCGAGGCCGGTGCCGATGACCAGACCGGTGGCGACCGCGGCGAGCACGGCCACCCACCAGGGATAACCGAGCACGGTGACCACATTGGCCAGCACCGCCGCGCAGACCCCGCTGGCGAAGCCGGCGGAGAGGTCGATCTCGCCGAGCAGCAGCACGAAGACCAGACCCATCGCGATAAGCGTGACCGCCGCGCCCTGGGTGAAGAGGTTGGCGAAGTTGCCGGCCGACAGGAACGACGACGGCCGCATGACCGCGAAGACGGTGCAGAGCACGATCAGGCCCAGCACGGCCGGTAGCGCGCCGACGTCGCCACCGCGTACCCGGCTCCAGTAGTTGCGGACGTGGCCCCCGACGGTCGGCGGCGGTGTGACGGCCGCGGGGCCGCCCTTCCGCACGGCGGTGGTGGTCATCGGTGGCCTCCTGAGGTCGAGTCGGCCGGCTGCGCGCCGTTGCCGTTGCCGCCTGTGCCCGCGTCGGTGGCGAGGCCCAGCCCGCCCGAGCGCCCGGCCGTGATCAGTTCGACCACCTGGGCGTGGGTGATGTCGGTGGTCTTCACCTGGGCGACCATCTGGCCGAGGTACAGCGCGGCGATCCGGTCGGAGACGGCGAAGACGTCGTTCATGTTGTGCGAGATGAGCACCACGGCCAGGCCGTTGTCGGCGAGCCGGCGGACCAGTTCGAGCACCTGGGCGGTCTGTGCCACACCCAGCGCCGCGGTCGGCTCGTCCAGGATGACCAGCCTGCTGTTCCACAGCACCGCCTTGGCGATGGCCACGGTCTGGCGCTGACCGCCGGAGAGGCTGGAGACGTGCTGGCGCAGCGAGGTGACGGTGCGGATGGAGAGCCCGGCCAGCGTCTCGGCGGCGAGCTGTTCCATTGTCGGTTCGTCCAGCACTATGCCGCTGCGCTTCTCCCGGCCGAGGAACATGTTCTGCACGATGTCGAGGTTGTCGCAGAGCGCCAGGTCCTGGTAGACGACCTCGATGCCGAGCGCGGCGGCGTCGCGCGGGTTGCCGATGTGCACCGGTTCGCCGTTGAACAGGAACTCACCGGCGTCGGTGGGGTGGATGCCGCTGATGCACTTCACCAGGGTCGACTTGCCAGCGCCGTTGTCGCCGACCAGCGCGGTCACCTCGCCCGGGTGCACTGTGAGGGCGACATCGCGGAGCACCTGGACGGGACCGAAGCTCTTGTCGATCCCGCGTACTTCCAGCAGGGGGGTCGCGGACACGGGGGTCTCCTTCGCAAGGGAGGTCGGGGCCCGTCCGGCGTGCGCCGCCCGGCACGGGAGGGTGCTCCCGTGCCGGGCGGCGATGGTCGTCCCGGCGGGTACTGCGGCGTCGGTCAGCTGATGCCGGCGTCGGCGCAGAGCTTGGCGTACGTCCCGGAGCAGACCTCTTCCTTGGTCACGTAGCCGTCGGCGATGACGTCCTTGACGTTCTCCTTGTAGATGGCCTTGGGGGTGAGCAGCACCGAGGGGACGTCCCGGCCGCCCTCCGGGTCCTTCACCGTCTGGCCGGTTTCCTTCTTCTCACCCTTGGCGAGCGCGACGGCCAGGTCGGAGGCGGCCTTGGCCTCTTCCCGGACCGCCTTGTAGACGGTCATGCACTGGTCGCCGGCGAGGATGTTCTGCAGGCCCTCGGGGGTGGCGTCCTGCCCGGTCACCGGTACCTTGCCGTTGAGCTTGTTCTTCTTCAGCACCGAGATGGCCGCGTTGCCGAGACCGTCGTTGGCGGCGAGCACGGCATCGATCTTGCCGTTGGCCTTGGTGAGCTGCTGCTCGAAGATCGTCGTGGCCTGCGCGTTGTCCCACGCCGGTACGGCGTCCTCCGGGCCCTTGGTGTATTCCTTGGCGTCGAACTTCGGCTTGAGCACCGAGTCGTAGCCGTTCTTGAACAGGGTGGCGTTGTTGTCGGTGGGGGAGCCGTTGAGGTACGCCACGACCGGGTTCTTGGCGCTCTGGTCGGTCAGGCACTTGACCAGGCCCTCGCCCTGGAGCTTGCCGACGGACTCGTTGTCGAAGCTGACGTAGTACTGGGCCGAGCCGCCCAGGGTCAGCCGGTCGTAGTCGATGGTGGCGACGCCCTGCGACTTGGCCTTGTCGAGCACGGCCTTGCCGGTGCCGGAGTCCAGGTTGACGATCATCAGGGCGGTGACGCCGCTGGTGATCATCTGGTCGGCGATGGTCTGGAAGGCGGTCTTGTCGTTCTGGGCGTTCTGGATGTCGTACTGGACGCCGGCGGCCTTGAACGCCTCTTCCAGGAACCGACGGTCCGCGCTCTCCCAGCGGGCGGAGGACTTGCTGTCCGGCAGGATGACGCCGATCTTGGGGGTCTTGGCGGAGCTGGCCTGGTCGTCGCCGGAGTCGCCGCCGCAGGCGGTCATGCTGCCGGTCGTGAGCAGGCCCACGGCGGCGATGGTGAGGAGCCCCTTACGCATGTGCAGGGTCCTTTCGGGGTGGGGGAAGGTGTTCTTTTGTTGTGCCCGGCAACGTATTGCGCCCCGCGTGCGGTTCACAAGACCGGCGGGGCGTCAAGTTTGTTGGGAGCGATAACAATTCAGCAACGCGACTGTCACTCCCTGATCATCCAGGGGCAATGACCATGGGCGGCAGCCGTCAGCGGGCCTGCAACGCCGCAGTGCGCGCCTCGGTCAACGCCACCAGATCCGCCGCGGCCAGTTCGAGTTGCAGACCGCGCCGGCCAGCGGAGACATAGATCGTCGGCAGGCCCAGCGCGGAGTCGTCCAGCACGGTCGGCAGTCGCCGGCGCTGCCCGAGCGGGCTGATCCCGCCCCGCACGTAGCCGGTCGCCCGCTCGGCGACCGCCCGGTCGGCCAGCGCCGCCCGCTTGCCGCCGACAGCCGCCGCCAGCGCCTTGAGGTCGAGTTCGCCGGTGACCGGTACGACCGCGACGGTGAGCGCGCCGTCGACCTCGGTCACCAGCGACTTGAACACCCGTTCCGGCGGTACGCCGAGCGCCGCCGCCACCAGAGCGCCGTAGTTCGGCGCGTCCGGCGCCACCCGGTAGGGATGGGTTCGATGCGCGATCCCGCGCTTGACCAGCAGTGCCGTTGCCGGAGTGCCCTGTCCCGCCACGCCGACGAACCTAGTCGACCGGCTGGCAGATCAGAACTGTCGGTGCCCCGGCGACCCGGGTGAGCACCAGGCTCGCCGCCGCGTCACCGGTCAACCGCAGGTCCCGCCGGAGCTGCTCCGGAGTGAGCGCGGAACCCCGCTTGAGGATCTCCACCCGGCCCACCCGGCGGTCCCGCAGCAGAGCCCGCAGGCGCTTGAGCGAGAACGGCAGCACGTCGGTCACCTCCAGGCAGCGCGCGTACGGGGTGCGGGTCGGCTGATCGGCGTAGAGGTAGGCGATGCTCGGGTCGCCGAGGGTGGCGCCCAGCTCGCCGGCCAGCTCGGCGACGAGGTGGGCGCGGACCACCGCCGCATCCGGGTCGTACAGGTAGCGGCGCGTCGGGCCGACCGGAGCCTCGGCGGCGCCCGAACCGGTGAGCTCGTGGTGGCCGGCCTCGTCGCCCGGTCCCTGCCGGTAGAGCGTGGCGCGGCGGGGCACCTCCGCCAGTTCGCCGCACCAGAGCGCGGCCTCGACCAGGTCGCCGTCCACGCCGACCCACTCGGCCTCCGCGCCGGCCGGGATGAGCGCGTGATCCAGACCAGGCGCCACCTTGACGACGGTGCGGGGCACCCGCTCAGCGAGCCCGGTGACGAAATCCCACGGCGGCGAGTAGGCGCGCGGGTCGAAGATCCGCCGCCCGGTGCCGGCCCGGCGACGGGCGGGGTCGCAGAACACCCCGTCGACCCGGGAGACGTCGAACGCTGTGGCGTCGCCGCACTCGACAGTGAACAGCTCGGCCAGCCCGGCCGCCGCGGCGTTGGCGGCGGCCATCGCGGCGGTCACCGGGTCGGCCTCCACCCCGTACACCCGGATGCCGGCGCGGGCGGCGGCGAGCGCGTCGGCACCGAGCCCGCAGCCGAGGTCGGCCAGGGTGCGCACGCCGGCCGCGCGCAGCCGGGCGGCCCGGCTGTCGGCGACCACCCGGCGGGTGGCCTGCTCCAGCCCGGCGCGGGTGAGGAACATCCCGGCGGCGGCCGGGCCGAACTTGCCGACCGCCCGGTGGCGCAGCTCGGCCTGGGTCAGTGCCGCCGAGGCCAGTGCCGGCGGCACGCCGGTCGCGCGCAGCGCCGACGCCGCGGCCAGCGGGTCACCGCCGGCCAGTCCGGCCGCCGCCGCGAGCGCGGCCGACCCCTCAGGGGTACGCAGCGCCGCCAGCTGATCGAGATCCACCCGAGCATTGTCCCGGGCCGGCCGGACTGGCCGGACGGTGGTGTCAGTCGGCGGGACACTCGGCTCCCCTTTCCGCGGCTTCCGGTGGTGGCAACCGACGGTAGGGAGATGGCCACGCTGGGACGAGGCGTTCCCGGCGTGTTGCGGTAACGACTGGCGGAACTGTGGCGACACGTCGGACGGCGCGTTGGCACTCTCCTTGACGGAGTGCTAGCCACGGAATAACCTGCGATTAGCACTCTCACCCTGAGGGTGCCAGCTTCCGGGTCTCGCGACCCGGGTGCGAAACGCCAGGCGGACCGGCACCCGCGACGACGGCCCCGCCCGGTGGCATGTGGCAGATTGACGCTGGTCGGCCCCGCCGGCCAGCAACGAAACCAGTACCCCAGGAGGGTATGCCCGTGACTACCGCGACCAAGGTTGCGATCAAGCCGCTCGAGGACCGGATCGTGGTCCAGGCGAACGAGGCTGAGACCACCACGGCGTCGGGCATCGTGATCCCCGACACCGCCAAGGAGAAGCCGCAGGAGGGCACTGTCCTCGCTGTCGGCCCGGGCCGGATCGACGACAACGGCAACCGTGTGCCGCTCGACGTAAAGGTCGGCGACACCGTTCTCTACTCGAAGTACGGCGGCACCGAGGTCAAGTACGCCGGCGAGGAGTACCTGGTGCTCTCCGCCCGCGACGTCCTCGCGGTCATCGAGAAGTAAGCAACCGATCAGTGCCATTGCCCCGGTCCGGCTCGCCGGGCCGGGGCAGTGGCGCTTCGAAGGGACATTCATGGCGAAGATCCTGAGCTTCTCGGACGACGCCCGGCACCTGCTGGAGCACGGTGTCAACGCCCTCGCGGACGCGGTCAAGGTCACCCTCGGCCCGCGCGGGCGCAACGTCGTCCTGGACAAGAAATTCGGTGCGCCGACGATCACCAACGATGGTGTGACCATCGCCAAGGAGATCGAGCTCACCAATCCCTACGAGAACCTCGGCGCGCAGCTGGTCAAGGAGGTGGCGACCAAGACCAACGACGTCGCCGGCGACGGGACCACCACCGCGACCGTGCTGGCCCAGGCCATGGTCCGTGAGGGCCTGCGCAACGTGACCGCCGGGACCAACCCGGCCGGGCTCAAGCGGGGCATCGACGCGGCGGCCACCAAGATCTCCGAGGCGCTGCTCGGCCGGGCCGCGGAGGTCACCGGCAAGGAGTCGATCGCGAACGTGGCGACGATCTCCGCGCAGGACTCCACCATCGGCGAGCTGATCGCCGAGGCGATGGAGCGGGTCGGCCGCGACGGTGTCATCACCGTCGAGGAAGGCTCGATGCTCACCACCGAGCTGGACGTGACCGAGGGTCTCCAGTTCGACAAGGGCTTCATCTCGCCGAACTTCGTCACCGACCTGGAGGGTCAGGAGTCCGTCCTCGAGGACGCGTACATCCTGGTCACCACCCAGAAGATCTCGGCGATCGAGGAGCTGCTGCCGCTGCTGGAGAAGGTCCTGCAGAACAGCAAGCCCCTGCTGATCATCGCCGAGGACGTGGACGGCCAGGCGCTCTCCACCCTGGTGGTCAACTCGCTGCGCAAGACCCTCAAGGTCTGCGCGGTCAAGGCCCCGGGCTTCGGTGACCGGCGCAAGGCGATGCTCCAGGACATCGCGATCTCCACCGGCGCCGAGCTGGTCGCCCCGGAGCTGGGCTACAAGCTCGACCAGGTCGGCCTGGAGGTGCTCGGCACCGCACGGCGTGTGGTGGTCGACAAGGAGAACACCACGATCGTCGACGGTGGCGGCCAGAAGGCCGACGTCGCCGACCGGGTGGCTCAGATCCGCAAGGAGATCGAGGCCTCCGACTCCGACTGGGACCGGGAGAAGCTGGCCGAGCGGCTGGCGAAGCTCTCCGGCGGCATCGCCGTGATCAAGGTGGGCGCGGCGACCGAGGTCGAGATGAAGGAGCGCAAGCACCGCATCGAGGACGCCATCGCGGCGACCAAGGCAGCGGTCGAGGAGGGCACAGTGCCCGGCGGCGGCGCCGCCCTGGTGCAGATCCTTCCGGTGCTCGACGACGACCTGGGCTTCACCGGTGACGAGAAGGTCGGCGTCTCGATCGTGCGCAAGGCGCTCGTCGAGCCGCTGCGCTGGATCGCCCAGAACGCCGGTCACGACGGCTACGTCGTGACGCAGAAGGTCGCCGACCTCAAGTGGGGCAACGGCCTCGACGCCGCCAAGGGCGAGTACGTCGACCTGGTCAAGGCCGGCATCATCGACCCGGTGAAGGTGACCCGCAACGCGGTCACCAACGCCGCCTCGATCGCCGGTCTGCTGCTCACCACGGAGAGCCTCGTGGT
Above is a window of Micromonospora coriariae DNA encoding:
- a CDS encoding ABC transporter ATP-binding protein — protein: MATALPVADARQVRRYARTLVRRHPRALAAALGLHALAAAAGLAAPRLLGDLVEGIARGVGQSTVDRVALLIGGFVLAQSVLVRFAHLASARLGERVLAELREEFVDRILDLPLATVERAGTGDLLTRTSRDVSALSRTVRLAVPETLIAVVTTGFVIGALLLIGPLLALPCLLAVPLLWAGTRWYLRRAPAGYLRENAAYSDITDGISETVEGSRTTEALRQQARRRARTDVDVRRSYAAERYTLNLRTVFFPVAEIGYVVPVVATLLIGGWFYLRGWVSLGQVTAATLYVQQLVDPVDRLLSWLDELQVGGASMARLLGVARTGDGPAADARPAGTEPSPAASVDGGAEQLAARDVRYAYRTGRDVLHGVTLVPRPGEKLAMVGPSGAGKSTLGRLLAGVHAPRSGSVTVDGRRLDELPLDELRSHVALVTQEHHVFIGSLRENVAMVRPGADPAQVRAALAAVAALDWADALPDGLETVVGAGGHPLSPAQSQQVALARLVLADPHTLVLDEATSLIDPRAARELERSLAAVLAGRTVIAIAHRLFSAHDADRVAVVEDGRITELGPHDELVAAGGSYAALWHSWHHSDAPGDRSATS
- a CDS encoding DUF4142 domain-containing protein — translated: MAPLRSARRRSGNRTHRAAMLLIAVIAGVGVLPGVAVAAPAGGQQLNAADMTLLNGVRLAGLWEMPAGQMAAEKGQSAKVREIGAGIANEHQKLDQLVVDAANKLGATIPSEPTAEQKGWLSEMQKASGARFDQIFVTRLRVAHGKIFPVIGAVRASTRDATVRKLCDDANSFVLHHMQMLESTNLVRWPELPPAALPAPGNDGLLAAAAANTGPQVGVSSTVVWLVFLAALGTGGIATYRMLRRS
- a CDS encoding DUF1707 SHOCT-like domain-containing protein produces the protein MDVQLRASDDDRNQVVAELHRHTTAGRLTLDEFSDRVGSVWTARTFGDLAALTRDLPALPGPADDASAGGDPAGHGRRELLVLFAVAALTLLLLGGFLAITR
- a CDS encoding ROK family protein; the encoded protein is MRPAPSQDEVRRQNLGALLRHVHVHGATTRAELTTTLGLNRSTIGALTADLAGVGLVSEEAPRETGRAGRPSLVVRPESDRVFAYAYSVEVDRLRAARIGLGGAVLDQRELDRPRGLLAAEAAPLLAGAVKEMQQGVPPDAICVGAGVAVCGMVRRDDGLVRLGPTTGWVDEPIGAALGAELGIDVPITVGNVADVAAFAEHARGVAAGCDNVIYLYGDVGVGAGIIAGGRRLTGHGGYGGEVGHMKVVRDGMPCECGSRGCWETEIGEHGLLRAAGRSDARGRDALLAVFDAADRGDARAQTAVRQAGDWLGFGVANLVNVFNPEMVIFGGTMRDLYLAAAAQIRSRLNSNALGACLEHVRLRTPKLGADAPLIGAAELAFERLLADPLDVG
- a CDS encoding sugar ABC transporter permease, which gives rise to MTTTAVRKGGPAAVTPPPTVGGHVRNYWSRVRGGDVGALPAVLGLIVLCTVFAVMRPSSFLSAGNFANLFTQGAAVTLIAMGLVFVLLLGEIDLSAGFASGVCAAVLANVVTVLGYPWWVAVLAAVATGLVIGTGLGLLVAKIGIPSFVVTLAGFLAFQGIVLLLVKEGTNISIRDNVLLAIANRNLTPTLGWALAALAVVGYAAVQLLRHRTRLARGLITDPIAVVALRIGGLAVILGTAVYVLNLERSRNVLFSSLKGVPIVVPVIAVLLIIWTFVLQRTSYGRHIYAVGGNREAARRAGINVDRIRISVFVICSSMAAVGGIVAASRANSVDPNTGGSNVLLYAVGAAVIGGTSLFGGKGRVLDAVLGGAVVAVIENGMGLMGYSAGVKYVVTGLVLLLAASVDAVSRRRAAATGTR
- a CDS encoding ATP-binding cassette domain-containing protein, yielding MSATPLLEVRGIDKSFGPVQVLRDVALTVHPGEVTALVGDNGAGKSTLVKCISGIHPTDAGEFLFNGEPVHIGNPRDAAALGIEVVYQDLALCDNLDIVQNMFLGREKRSGIVLDEPTMEQLAAETLAGLSIRTVTSLRQHVSSLSGGQRQTVAIAKAVLWNSRLVILDEPTAALGVAQTAQVLELVRRLADNGLAVVLISHNMNDVFAVSDRIAALYLGQMVAQVKTTDITHAQVVELITAGRSGGLGLATDAGTGGNGNGAQPADSTSGGHR
- a CDS encoding sugar ABC transporter substrate-binding protein, producing the protein MRKGLLTIAAVGLLTTGSMTACGGDSGDDQASSAKTPKIGVILPDSKSSARWESADRRFLEEAFKAAGVQYDIQNAQNDKTAFQTIADQMITSGVTALMIVNLDSGTGKAVLDKAKSQGVATIDYDRLTLGGSAQYYVSFDNESVGKLQGEGLVKCLTDQSAKNPVVAYLNGSPTDNNATLFKNGYDSVLKPKFDAKEYTKGPEDAVPAWDNAQATTIFEQQLTKANGKIDAVLAANDGLGNAAISVLKKNKLNGKVPVTGQDATPEGLQNILAGDQCMTVYKAVREEAKAASDLAVALAKGEKKETGQTVKDPEGGRDVPSVLLTPKAIYKENVKDVIADGYVTKEEVCSGTYAKLCADAGIS
- the ybaK gene encoding Cys-tRNA(Pro) deacylase, encoding MAGQGTPATALLVKRGIAHRTHPYRVAPDAPNYGALVAAALGVPPERVFKSLVTEVDGALTVAVVPVTGELDLKALAAAVGGKRAALADRAVAERATGYVRGGISPLGQRRRLPTVLDDSALGLPTIYVSAGRRGLQLELAAADLVALTEARTAALQAR
- a CDS encoding THUMP-like domain-containing protein, with the translated sequence MDLDQLAALRTPEGSAALAAAAGLAGGDPLAAASALRATGVPPALASAALTQAELRHRAVGKFGPAAAGMFLTRAGLEQATRRVVADSRAARLRAAGVRTLADLGCGLGADALAAARAGIRVYGVEADPVTAAMAAANAAAAGLAELFTVECGDATAFDVSRVDGVFCDPARRRAGTGRRIFDPRAYSPPWDFVTGLAERVPRTVVKVAPGLDHALIPAGAEAEWVGVDGDLVEAALWCGELAEVPRRATLYRQGPGDEAGHHELTGSGAAEAPVGPTRRYLYDPDAAVVRAHLVAELAGELGATLGDPSIAYLYADQPTRTPYARCLEVTDVLPFSLKRLRALLRDRRVGRVEILKRGSALTPEQLRRDLRLTGDAAASLVLTRVAGAPTVLICQPVD
- the groES gene encoding co-chaperone GroES, yielding MPVTTATKVAIKPLEDRIVVQANEAETTTASGIVIPDTAKEKPQEGTVLAVGPGRIDDNGNRVPLDVKVGDTVLYSKYGGTEVKYAGEEYLVLSARDVLAVIEK